Proteins from a single region of Pseudomonas sp. BSw22131:
- a CDS encoding alpha/beta hydrolase: MNMHLFAHSIAREVHHLAQADRRMALHAWRPQRPQGAILYFHGLQSHAGWLWSVGNAFANLGIAFYALDREGCGISSGQKHGFPDVRTLHEDAAAAIEHIRCEVPDDIPLCLFGHCLGGSVLAAIASSSYAQLPYDNLVICSASLGKMHDRLSEQERASIDLDDRHSLWDSGLDAEDFTANPHLVEFIRNDSLATTHLQHRERKKLLALEKVYLAVDARPIDAPSLFICANKDPLVDVNATVGHFQRLCRNGSTLLVNQDKHYLFFTPAMGQVVRFTADFVKANGRYAYDAA, from the coding sequence ATGAATATGCACTTGTTTGCACACAGCATTGCGCGTGAAGTTCACCACTTGGCTCAGGCAGATCGGCGCATGGCCCTGCACGCCTGGCGCCCGCAGCGTCCGCAAGGCGCCATTTTGTATTTTCATGGCCTGCAAAGCCACGCCGGGTGGCTGTGGTCGGTGGGCAACGCCTTCGCCAACCTGGGCATCGCGTTTTACGCCCTCGACCGCGAAGGGTGCGGCATCAGCAGCGGCCAGAAACATGGGTTCCCGGACGTGCGCACGCTGCACGAGGATGCGGCGGCAGCCATCGAGCACATTCGCTGCGAAGTGCCCGACGACATTCCGCTGTGCCTGTTCGGCCACTGCCTGGGCGGGTCGGTGCTGGCCGCCATCGCAAGCAGCTCTTATGCGCAATTGCCCTATGACAATCTGGTCATCTGCTCGGCGTCGCTGGGCAAGATGCACGACCGGTTGAGTGAGCAGGAGCGCGCCAGTATCGACCTGGACGACCGACACAGCCTGTGGGATTCGGGGCTCGACGCCGAGGACTTCACCGCCAACCCGCACTTGGTCGAATTTATCCGTAACGACTCGCTTGCGACCACTCACCTGCAGCATCGCGAACGCAAGAAGTTGCTGGCCTTGGAGAAGGTTTACCTGGCGGTCGACGCCCGTCCTATCGACGCGCCCAGCCTGTTTATCTGCGCCAATAAAGATCCGCTGGTGGACGTAAATGCCACGGTGGGCCACTTCCAGCGCCTGTGCCGCAACGGCTCGACCCTGCTGGTGAATCAAGACAAGCACTACCTGTTTTTTACCCCGGCCATGGGGCAGGTCGTGCGGTTCACCGCCGACTTCGTCAAAGCCAACGGACGCTACGCCTATGACGCCGCCTGA